The Silene latifolia isolate original U9 population chromosome Y, ASM4854445v1, whole genome shotgun sequence sequence GACATAGAAACTCCACCAGATTAGCTTTTGCATGCTCCTATCTTCTAGAGCATgcaaaattttttttgtttttaaaatagGCCCGAAGCGTACTGTTGATAAAACTTAGATTTTAAAGTAATTCGTTTAAAGCATACTGAAAATTATAGTCCGATAATTTGAAGTCGAAAGATTTAATTTGGAAGCTCTGAAAAGGATTTTAAAGTTCTATTTGAAAATTGAGGCTCTTAGGAAGACAAGAACATTTTAACAAAACCTGGAACCTGGTGGGGTCGTGTTGCATGTCTGGTTGATGACTGTTCTAGTCGCTTTAGATATAATATTTCTTTAGGTGGATGATATTCCACGATCTGGGGACCATTTGCCCTTCCATTGTCATGAGCCTGTAGGCTCCATTTCCGACGATACTTTCCACCTGGTACGGTCCTTCCCAATTGTAGGCAAATTTGCCTCGCTCTCCGGTTTTTAGTGTTTCGGAAGACTTTCCTCGGGACCAGGTCTCCTACTTGCAGTGGTCCCGACCTTTACATTTTTGTTGTAGCTTCGGCCACCACCGCCCGTACGAGGCCATCCGATCCGGGCGCCGGTTTCGAGCTCATCCACCGTGTCTAGACTGCTTGCCATTTCCACCTGGTTTCGCTCCTCTGTCAAGCACCCGTATCTGTGTGTAGGAACCCTAACCTCTGAAGGAATAACTGCTTCAGCCCCGAATACCAGGCTGAAGGGAGTTTGCCCTGTTGCTACTTTAGGGGTGGTCCTGTCAGTCCACAGGACTAGTGGTAGCTCCTCTGCCCATTTGCCCCCAATTTCTTCCAACTTCTTTCTCAGGTTTTCCACTatgattttattgctggactCTGCCTGGCCATTGGACTGAGGGTTTCTGGGAGTAGATTTCTGCAATGAAATGTTCCAACTAGCACAAAATGCTTCTGTCTTATTGCCAATAAACTGAGACCCATTATCGCATGTTATTTCAGATGGAATACCAAACCTACAGATGATGTTGCGTTTAATAAAAGATATCACCTGGGCCTCGGTAACTTGGGAGAATgattctgcctctatccatttggagaagtagtccgtcatggCAAGCATATAGACCTTGTTTCCTGGTGCCTTGGGTAGCGGTCCcactatgtccattccccatttctTAAAGGGCCGGGGGAAATAATCGGGTGCAGAGGTTCTGCAGCCGGTGGTCGATCGGGCGCATGCCTTTGACAGCATCACACTTTTTCGCGTATTCCATAGCATCTTTGCGCATCGTGGGCCGAAGTACCCCCGCCGAGGGCCTTGTTGGATGTGCTCCCGCccccgcatggtttccacattcaccactgtggaTAGCATGTAAAAACGACCGGGCTTCATCCTTATCCAGGCACCTCGGGTAGGGTTCTCGCAAGGGATTTTCTGAACAAGACACCATCAATCAAGACAACCGAAGCTCGCATTTTAAAGCTTCTTACCTCTTTTTGTCTGCTTTGAAGTGTGTCATTCTCGCAACCAATCTTGATAAGGCTTCCTCCAATCTACTGACCTCTTCTTGGTGGTGGTGTTTGCTAACACCCCTTTTTCCTGTGATTGTGGTGAGCCACCTGTGCCTTCGTTGTCTTGTTCTGCTTTTGATATTGCAGGTTCTAGTACGTGGACGATAGGTACGGTGGAGATTGTACCTgccttgaatgttgcccccagggcaGCTAAGGCGTCAGGCTCCACATTCTGGTCCCTGGGGATTTGCTTAATGTTTAAGGTCTGGAACCTGAGTTTCAGCGCTTGCGCTATTTCCAGGTAGGCCATCATAGTGGAGTCCCTAGCTACATAAGAGTTATTTACATGGTTCACGATGAGTTGGGAGTCGCTGTATACCTGGAGGTGCCTGATTTTTAGGTCCAGAGCCAGCTGCAGACCCAAGATCAAGGCCTCATATTCTGCCTCGTTATTGGTAGCTTTGAATTCGCACCGAACTGCCTAGACCAGTAGGTCCCCTTGGGGTGACTTAAGGACCAGACCAACTCCTGCTCCCTTTATATTTGAGGCTCCATCTACATTCAGCTCCCACATCTGCTCTCCTTTGTCCTCCTCCAGAGTGAGGATTTCCTTCTCAGCCTGCATCTGGAGGGAGGGGGAAAAGTCGGAGATAAAGTCTGCCAGAGCCTGGGACTTGATTGCTGTTCGAGGTTCGAATTTCAGATCGTAGCCACTCAGGTGTATGGACCACTTGGCCATTCTTCCTGATAACTCTGGTTTCCTCATTATAGTCTTAAGAGGGTAGTTATTTACCACAGAGATAGTATGGgattcaaaataaggtcgcaactTATAGGAGGTCGTGACGGCCGCAAGTACAAGTTTTTCGAGTGAGGTGTACCCTGGTCTCTCGCAGTAGAAGGGACTTACCGACATAGTATCTTTGGATCTTTGTATTCCTTCTTGCTCTCGAACTAGCACCGCACCGTGACCACCTCCGTTACCGAGAGGTACAAAGACAAGGGCTCTCCGTGTTCTGGCTTTGATAGGTGTGGTGGAGTGCTCAGATATCTTTTCAGCTCATTGAGTGCTGCCTCATGCTCCTCcgtccactcaaacttctggctcttccttaggatgtcataaaataacCTGCATCTGTCTGAAGACCTTGCTATGAACCTGTTCAGAGCAGCTACCCGTCTCGTCAGACGCTGCACGTCCTTCGGCTTTTGAGGTGACTCTAGCCGGAGTATGGCCTTGATTTGATCGGTCTTGGCTTCTATCCCCTCTCGGGTGACCATATATCCCAGGAACTTCCCACTGGAGACTCCGAAAGTGCACTTCGAGGGATTGACTTCATTTCATATTTTCTCGGGAGTCTTTGAAAGTGTCGACCGGATGTTCAACGTCTTCGGGCAGCTTGctttgatttcaccaccatgtcgtcgatGTATACCTCCATGGTGCggcctatttgttctttgaacatAGTGTTCACCAGCCGTTGGTAGGTGGAACCTGCATTCTTTAGACCAAAGGGCATCACGTTATAACAATAGATACCTCCTCGACCCGAATGCCGTTTTCTCTTGATCATCAAggtgcatcttgatctggttgtagCCACTCCAAGCATCCAGGAATGTGAGCATTTCATGGCCTTCTTCGTGGCATCCACCATAGCGTCTATGTGCGGCGGCGGGAACGGGTCTTTAGGGCAAGCTTTATTTAGGTCCGTAAAATCGACACAaaccctccacttgccattctttttCGGGACTACCACCACATTAGATGTACCATTCCGGGTACTTTACTTCCCCGATTTTTCAAAGAATGAGCGGGTTGTCTACCTCCTGGTTTATGACTGGTTCCTCTCTCGAGCAATCTTCCTCCTCTCTTCTTTGGATAGGCTTATAGCTTGGGTCCACACTCGGCTTGTGTGTTATGATACTTGGATCTATACCTACCATGTCATTGTGGGACCaagcaaagcaatccatgttagctCTCAATAATTGAACAAGTTCCTGACGGACTTTACCGTGCATTCGACCCGATGAGTATGGTTCATTCAGTTGCGGCTCATCCAGTGATCTCGTCTAGCTCCGCCGAGGTGGCTCGACGTATTCTTCCTGGATGCTCGGCTCAGAATTGCTATCTTTGGCGGTCCGGTTGTTGGTTTTAGGGCTATCTTGTAGCAATTCTTAGCTTCCTCCTGATCCCCACGTATCTCTTGCACTCCCCAAGGCGTTGGGAATTTCAGGCATTGGTGGTAAGTTGAAGGTACCGCCTTCATTTCGTGGATCCGGGCCCGCCAAGAATCACATTGTAAGTAGAGCGCCCATCGATAACCAAGTATCTTACCTGCTTGTTGACTCCTTtggcataggttgggatgacgatTTCTCCCAGAGAGTGCTTCGTTTCGCCACTAAAACCGACTAGAGGTACCTCTTTTGTTGCTAAGTCcttctcgctgaaccccatgACCTTGGTGTTTCAAGATAATCGGTTGATGGAGCTTCATGTGTCCACCAGGATCTCCGTACCTCACGTTTCCTATGGGGAGGGTGATGATCGGAGCGTCGTGGTGTTGTTTGGAGCATTTTGTGCGTCTgtttcatcaaaggtgatgcgggGAGGTCTGGCGGCGACTCTGCAGGAAAACTCGGCTTATCTCCTTTGGTTTGTGTGGCGTGTCTTTTGGCTGAATTGAATAGGTCGGGCCGCACAATTCCGAGCCTCCCGTAATAACATTTACAATTCTAGTGCACACGGGTGGAGGAGTAGGCGAGAACCTGGTTAGCGGAATGAACTTTGGTGGAGCCTCCGGCGTAGGTGGTCCAGGTTCCCTCGATCGTATTGGAATTTGACTTTCTTTCTCAAGGTGTAGCATTCGTCGGTGTCATGGCCGGTGTCATCATGATATTCGCACCTTTTATCAAGTCTCTCTTATCGTTGGGACGCTCGTCAACCCGCTTCGGGCCACCGACTCCCGGATCTCTTTCGGGGCCTTGAGTACACCTGCAAGATTGGTTGAGAATTTATACTCACTTAATTTCGGAGGTGGCTCTGAGTTGTTCTTTCCTCCTGGGCCCTCCGATACTTTATTCACGGGTTTCTTTGTAGGGTTTGGCTCTTTTATTCTCGCTTCTCCACGGTGCCTTTCGGATGTAGGATCGTGCCATAAGTCGCCCTCCGGGCCCCGAGTCTTCTTCTAGCCGCATGAGTGCAATTGCCTTTGTCTGCACCTCCTCGAAGGTAGTGCATGGGTACTTGGTCAAATCTTTATACAAGTCTGAATCCTGGCGGAGCCCTTGGCGGAAAGCTTCTATGGCTGTGGCTATGTCGCACCGAGGTATTGCCACCTTCTCTCTGTTGAACCTGTTCAGAAAATCTCCGGTGGCCTCCTCAGGTCCCTGCACTATCCGGTACAGGTCACTGGTTTGTTTTTCGGTGCATGTCAGCCGGCAAACCGCTGGTGGAAGGCATTGACTAAGTCGGGCGAAGCGGTGTTATGCTCTGTTGGGCGGTGACGAACCACTGCAAGGCTGCTCCGGACAGGGTGGATCCAAACCCTTTACACATACAGGCTTCTTTCAAGGAGCCTGTCGCGGTGATCACCATCATCTtttgcttgtagtggttgatatggtcaagAGGATCTGTGGTTCCGTCGTAAAGTGTCATGGCTGGCAGCACGCATCCTTTCGGGACACCGACCAAGGCTATGTCATCCACGAAAGGGGAGTCCGCGTAGCTATCTCGTGTCACCTTCTCCAGGGGTCGTGCTACACCCGGAATCCTGTACATCAGGTCCCTCAATTCCTGGTATTCTTTGTCCCAAAGAAGTCGCCCGCTCCGCAAGAGGGTTAGAGACAGGCGGAAAAGAGCCAACAGATGTACCTCCCAACCAAGCTCCTCCTGGGAACTGACTGCCTAGCTGACTTGCCAAAGGTGTTGCATGGATGATGGTTCCTGGCTGCCATTCTGGTGCCTGTTGGGAAGAGATTCCTCCCGCCCAGGTTCCTCCTGAGAAATGTCTGCTTGCTGGGTTCACCATGCCGATGCCGGGTCTTGGATTCCATCCTGCTACCTGCTGGATGGGTGTTCCTGCAAAAAGTTGCGAGTTAGTTCCTGGCTGACTATTAGACAGAGCACTACCTGGGGTTGGCTGTAAGCTGAATGGTCGATCAAAAGACAGGAACCCTAATCCGCTGGGCTCGATGGCTCCTCTGGGTGGTACTCCTTCAAGATCCAGTCTAGTGATCAGCTCTGATGGGATCTGTCTGGG is a genomic window containing:
- the LOC141631625 gene encoding uncharacterized protein LOC141631625 — protein: MRKPELSGRMAKWSIHLSGYDLKFEPRTAIKSQALADFISDFSPSLQMQAEKEILTLEEDKGEQMWELNVDGASNIKGAGVGLLALDLKIRHLQVYSDSQLIVNHVNNSYVARDSTMMAYLEIAQALKLRFQTLNIKQIPRDQNVEPDALAALGATFKAGTISTVPIVHVLEPAISKAEQDNEGTGGSPQSQEKGVLANTTTKKRSVDWRKPYQDWLRE